The genomic window TGTTAATTTACCCATACCCCTCCAACCTAACCAGTTcgttttcttatttttagtccacagaagtttcaaaaatgttatttccTGCCGATCCTCTCTTCGTCAATGACAATAATACTCCCAACTCTTTTGAAACATCGGTTCcaaaacactttccaaacagACTTCAGTTCAAAGCTCATTTATTAAATCGattaacaataattaaatcGAAGCTCATCAATTACCCATTCAGCAATGTAATTGTTGCGTACCTGTAACGCATGAATCAATAACCCCACCTGCTCTCCTCCGTTCCTCTGCAATTGTAGGATTTCCACCTCCACCCTAAAAGCTCCATCAGCCTATATCCATTCGAGTGGTGCAAGAACATCTAGCATGGGTTTCCCTTCAGGCTCTCCAGTTAgacttttatttctcacagCCGCAGCACTGATTCACCACACTAAATATCTATCACTtcactgcagcagcagcaatgatTTCTCCCCTCatcaaaaataatcttttagCATGCACCAATGCTAAATtttcaatattttgtaatcacTGTTCACAgcttataataattaatttaatgagCCAATTGTTTCTGccataaattaatacattattagatAACAGCGTGATTTGTATATTTCTGAAATACATTACTTGAAAACAGTgacctctgataacagatcactCTAAACTGTAATGTAGATTGATatatttctgtaaagctgctttgaaactataTGTATtatgaaaagcgctatacaaataaatgtgaattgaattttaCTGCCACAGCAGGTATTTTGGCTTGAGCTCTTGCAACCGCTTTCAGATTAAACTTTATTCCccactgctgcagcagtgatttTGGCCACCGCTCCAGCATCAGGTTTCAGACTGAACCTTATTccccactgccgcagcagtgatttTGGCGACCACTCCCACATTAGCTTTTAGACTAAACCTTTATTTCTATCTACCACAGCAACGATATCTCCCCCACTTCTCTCTAAACTTATTTCtcactgctgcagcagtgatttCAGCCTCCGATCTCAAAGCGGTttggtaaaactttacaataaggttcattagttaacattagttaacatgaactactAATGGACAGCACTTAttaataacagcatttattaatctttgttaatgttaatttcaacatttactaatacattaataaatcttgttaacattagttcatgcattgtgaactaacatgtacaaacaatgaacaactattttcattaactaacaataacaaagatttgtaaatacagtaacaaatgtattgctaatgttagttcatgttagttaatacattaactaatgtttaactaatgaaccttattgtaaagtgttaccagcgGTTCTCCAACTAATCATCTGTAGGAACAGAAAAGTATTCCTTCTCTGCCCCAGCTGTGATTTCTCTCTGTTCCTGCAGGAGCCctttcattttctctttttagctccaacaacagcaaaaaaatattctgctcATCTTTTGGGGGGAGAGGGATTAAATCCTTTAAGTCTTCTGTACTTATATTGCTGAACTACTCTTAGTTGACTGCCCAGCTTGCTGtccttgtaaatatatttttggggGTTTAACTCGGAGCCTGAGCCAAGCCTCGGGTTCAAGCCTTCTTTgaggacagcaagccaagtttATTTTACCATTAACCATTCAGACTGAATGGGCAGGCAAACTTGTGAAATGCTGCTCCAAATTTAGGTTCGGGAGGAGTCtaaacattcagtcctgtcaTTTACGAGCATATATAAGCTGCAGTCACTGTGTCATCCCAGCGACAattcttccagcatccctcctcctcctcctcctccccatctCCTTCTCTATTTCTCTTATTCTCTCTCTGCGCAGTACTGTAGGGGGGTTTAACTTGGAGCTCAAGCCGAACCTCGGGTTCGAGCCTCCTTcgaggacagcaagccaagtttGTTTTACCATTAACCATTCAGACTGAATGGGCAGGAAAACTTGTGaaatattgttgttcaataaatattattttatataaatatgttgtatttggtattggatataatattatggacatcgtcCTGAAGAATGAATTTTATATCAGACACAAGTAATGCTCGCCCAGgcaatctctctctctaatactgttTATTACATGGCTctgtggaatacttgattctgattggtcactGGCGCCATCCAGCGGTATGTTATTTCCTGATAACAATCGCTGAAAACAGATAACACAGGCTCATCTCGGTAACTGAAGTCTGCAGCGCTATATGCTTGCTAGGAATGTTTTTTCCTCGTGGAAGTTTTGCTTTTGgtgagctaataaaatattaaaatgcagtcaaattattattttgtgtacAGTTATTTAATTATGTCATCCGGTATTGCTCTCTTGTTTCATACAAACACAGCCACTACCATGTAATGGTATTATGAAATGCCGTATAATATGTGGTATGACTGTACCATATCTCTTAAATGTCCGTGTCCATCTAGGTTGAACTTGCGCAGCAACTGCTCTTTCCACGGAAGCTTTGTGTTTAaagagctaataaaatatttcgcCTCAGttcaatatttcatgtctaattatttacttatgtggCAAGTAGCCGTCTAATAAAgcaggataatgtacatccatcCGATTGCTATCGCAGATTGTTATTGCCTGTCGGGATTTATTCTGTGATAACCAGCTGGACGTATATTATCCCTTacttataaaacggttagttcctgtccttgattctgattggtcaatagctgtgttttatttacGATGAAACACTGCTATGACCGCTttacccaacggttctgtgtatcactacacaacacccttagcaaacactcttagcaatgtaaacatgtttgttctcatcagtgttgggcacgttacttaataattagtaattagttacagttacttctcacaaatagtaacatcataaaagtaactaattaacagggaaagtaactatttgtcacagacacgtcaggttccaacatcaaCCAATCCCAGCGCACACTatccccagagtactgatcaccgccaccgccacctgcacctcatcaccacactcatcagcagcaccataatgctgtgttcacaccaaacgcgaatagagcgtcaaattcgcgtctaccacgtctagtttgccgcttgaacattttgaatgcattcgcgcgtctagagtgaaatagacgcgcgtaaaaaacaagcgtttgaagCTAAATTGATGCGCGTCCGAGGCgaaatccgcttcttgtgggaggggcaagtgctaggcggttgtctgtttgcaagatggctgatgttgatcgtgcgttcatcgagagagctaccgctttgtttttgctctggagagcagaacagcGGCGTAGGGGTCAGCGTCGCCGTACTTGGGTCCACCAGACCCTCCGGAGGCGTTCCCAGTTTGGCGAGTATCATCATTTGCTCCAGGAGCTGCGCCTGGATGACGGCCGCTTTCAATCCCAATTTGATGACCTGTTGTCCCGCGTCGGAGCGAGGATCACCCTCCAGGACACCAACTACAGGCGCTCTATCCCAGCTGCGGAGCGCCTGTCCATCTGTCTTCGGTTAGTAAATgtgtatgtattttaaatgcagtatattatatatattaaatacagtatGCTAAAATACACTATGCTATCAATGTTTCTCAAACTACGGATACCACTGTTGGTGCTCTTTCTAGTGATACTCAGTAGGTCTTTGTATTTTAAGTcctgatttaattttatttagacCTGATTTTGTTCTGGTATAATCGTGGTTTAGACCTGGTTGAGTCCTACTTTTGTCCTGGTTTAGACCTGTTTTTTCAGTCACATTTTAATCCTTGTTAATTTGTGATTTAGGCTTCCTTTAAATTCATTAAAGTGGTACTATTGCAGTGTACTTAtaataatattctaatattataataataatatattattataataacattataataatatttataacaaTGTTTTCTAGGTTTCTTGCCACTGGGGACTCATTCAGGACCATAGCGTCCAGCTACAGGGTTGGTGTCTCCACGGTGTGCCAGATCGTCCCCCAGGTAGTGACTGCCATCTGGGACTGCCTTGTGGAGGACTACATGGCTGTGCCCACCACTGATGACTGGAGGTCCATCGCAGAGGGATTCCAGGAGCGGTGGAACTTCCCTCTGTGCTGTGGAGCGGTGGATGGGAAGCATGTGGTGATGAAGGCACCCCCCAACTCAGGATCCCAGTTCCACAATTACAAGGGAACCTTCTCCATCGTTCTCCTAGCAGTTGTGGATGCAAAGTATCGCTTCCGGGTGATCGATGTTGGGGGGTACGGCAGGACCAGTGACGGTGGGATTCTGGCGAACTCCGCCTTTGGACAGGCTCTCCGGGCTGGCACACTTCATCTGCCTCCTGACCAGCCTCTACCTGGTGCTGAAGAAAGAGGACCCCAGCCCCATGTCTTCGTCGCTGATGAGGCGTTCCCGCTGCGGAGGAACCTCATGCGGCCCTTCCCTGGACGCACCCTTCCTCCAGAGAGGCGTGTCTTCAATTAccgtctctccagagcccggcTGGTGGTGGAGAACGCCTTTGGCATCCTCTCCTCACAGTGGAGGATGTACCGGCGGCTCATCGAGGTCCACCCTGAAGTTGCGGAGAAGTGTGTGAAGGCGACATGTGTTCTCCACAACTTCATGAGGTGTTCGGAGGGGAGAGAGGCACCTGCTGTGAGGGGCGCGGGACAAGCTGGAGAGGAGCTGCTGCCAGGTCTGGGTCGGGTTGCAGCAAACTACTCCTCCAGAGAGGCAGTCCGGGTGAGGGATGTCTTCGTGGCACAATTCTCGGCAGAGGGAGCAGTAGCATGGCAGCCAACAGAGTAGTGTTTGAAGTCCTACTCATGACTTCCCACaacggctcttttaagagccacccaCAAACCTATAAAGAGCATGACTATCTTAAAAGAGTTTTACCCttattactaatatatatacacacacacacacacacacacaaatatatataatatatataatatatatatattttttaagattAAATGCAATATGTTCTATGTAAGATTATTGGTTTGTATGTTGTTTTGTTCTGCCTCCTCTCTGTTTGCAGGTCATGGCTGCACTGTGTCTGGTCTATCTGTCTGCTCTACTCCTGCTGGCCCAGTTCCAGGCTGTCAGGTCCACCACAACAATgcacatttaataattttagacCCTGAGTCATTAACTTTTTCAAATGGTAGGTTTTCCACGTTAGTATATAAGGTAAAATGATAAAAGCAggtaaaatgataaaaacattcataGTTAACATAGCTGAACAAGGTCATTCCTCATTTGATGTATAATAATTCTATAGGTCtgtgctgtttctttgttcaggttattactgtaaaataatctgtcatttatttttgttttgatgatAAATGGAGCCAACCTCCAAAAGTAATTAACCTGTCCCgtgatttctttgttttcttCACACAACACTGTCCAGACACACTAAAGTATGTTGGTTGTCTTTTCATTATAATACATGTTTCATATAACCAAGATTTACATATGGAATAAATAGCATTCAATACAAAATGAATATGTGTCATATATTGAAATCAAGTTTTTATGTGATAAAACACTTGCTTTGTTGTGCATTAGAACCACACCAGGCATTTagtcatatttcaaaataatttattcaggccaaacataaaataattggaatataaacttaaaaaaatacataatgtaCAAACTATTTACATACAGAGACAGcaataaaaaggacctcgctTGGAACGTGGAAGAGCCTCAGGGAACAAAATGTAGGAGAAGAGGAAGGAGGGCATTCTGCGTTTCCTGCAGAGCCTGCtgcctcattttttttaaagcctacTGTGGGCTGTGGGGGTCCAATTGTTCCAAATTTAGCACAACGGTGCTGTTTTCCATCGCCAATTTGTACATTTGAAATGTTATCATTTCTTTAGCATGAGGCGGCATGCTCTGCAGAAAAGGCAGAAGGCTGAGGAGGAAGTGTTCGTCGGCAGACTGTGGTGGTAGTGGTGGTGGTGGAGGACGCCTCATGAGCTCAAGCAGCGCCTGCTCCACCTCCGACGGACCATCACGGGGACGCCGGGTGCCTCTCCTCCTCTGTTGGCCTGTGAAATCAAAAATACAACACAAAGTGCAATGAGAAGACAGAAAGATGATAATTGAAATAACAAAATTGTCTAGATATTGGGAGTGAGTGACATACATAGCCAGTGCTTAAATACAAGTGTGAAATTGTTTTGAACTTGctttaacatattttacataattaAAGTTATACTTCAGACATATAAACATTAGGAAGATAAACATGTAAAGGAACAGTAGTTAAAAAGTATGTATGCAGATGATTGGTGGCATACATTGCAATAGAATTGAGTCTGCATTTACAAATACAATGATTATTAGTAAAGGGACTAATTCACAAATTGTTTGGACTTTATGTGAATGTTAAAGCTATGAGTGGATACTGTACTGGTGTTTTCTGCACGTAACATGTTCAGATATTGTTTGTACTATTGCCTTCACACACCTGTGGGTGCAGCAGCAAGGGGTGAAGGACCAGGGACTGGGGAGACAGGAGAAGCGGCAGGGGATCTAGGATCCGCCTCTTCATTATCTGTAGGCTCTGTCAAGACAATACTATATGTTAATACAACACGTTGGTAACAATAGTCATAGAGAGATTACATTATACTCTTCATCTGTACACAATGACTTGGCTTGTGTAAATTGGCTTAATTGGAAAACTCACCTGTTTCTGTATCCCCTGCTTCCGCCTCTCCCTCTCCCTGGTCCCTGGGGTGGTTATACTCCATGACCTGGGCCTCGACCCCCACCATGTTACTGGTGGTCTCCCGTGGGGTGACGAAGGGCTCGAGAAATCCCAGGATCTGTGAGTACTTCCACTTCGTCACTGATCCTGCTGCTGACCCACTCCTCTTCTCCAACTCCTTCCTCTTCTCCTTCAGGTACGTGTCTCTGAGGCTTTTCCATTTTTTCCTGCACAcgtcctctgaataaacacattatCTTGTTAGCGAAAAGTAgctgtgggggggggggggggttggaTAGTTGTAAAAAAATGGCGGGAAGGACGCGCGAATGAggcgaattcgcgtcttccgcgccgcgctaaacgcctcattcgcgcCGCGAGACCTCCAGACGCGCATAAACGCGTCtgtacattgacttaacattgaaatcattcgcgccagacgctctattcgcgtttggtgtgaacacagcataaagagtacacacacagcactccatgtccggtctcgttcgcatatgcTTCTGtaaatgcttacctcaaggactcctcattccatacttacctgtctccagcgtgtctccttccctctgtgtgcctcgtcttcTGTGTGGGTGTGCTCCAGTCAGCTCCAGTCacctccagcgatctccaagctccagcgtgtacatatctgaaaggaaaaggacagtaactatctccATCATTATCATCAAATCATCCATTCACTCTACTCTGCTTACCTGTTTCATGCTCTATGCtctactggtgtcaataaacgcaagttacctgtttacatctgtgtctgcctcctgtgtaccgtaacactattgcgttacttaaaaaaaaataaaaaaataaaaaaaagtcaattaacTTGGATGCCCCCCAATATTAAatctaaaaatctaaaaataaattattatttgtttaagtaggcctatgttatgttttaaatttatctatttgattatgaaaagtgaacaacATGAGTAAGATAGGATACATCATaagatgcacaatatatcgggagaaatggagtgggtcagacatgattttgaccacttcattagttttgttttgtagaaagcctttctttaaagtgaatttcgttttgtaaaaattgtatcttaattttaatcaatgtttcatcaaccatttggctggatttaataaataagaagcaaatataacagaaaatataatcatgacatggaggtgcCAGCGTGATCACTTGCACGTGAACTGGAGCATATCTTACAGGCTAAATGAAcagaaactcagcgtataggctacttgcctcacagacatgagaaatatatctatagaaagcttgaaatgtctactttcaaatgaaataattcaaaattaaaagaaataggctactctctgattatgtaatccgaatgaaataTGCATTTTCTCTCTAAGCGCGTCCActgagatgatgagagtcagcaatgtgaACTTCATCtttcacattcataatcattacttggATGAAAGCCGCTTCAGcaagctcaattatagtaacgtggcatttttttgtcagtaacggtaacaCCGTTGTTACGGGGGAAAAGTAATTCACTTGATTACtcattactgaaaaaagtaacactgTTAGTAAtgccgtttatttataacgccgttattcccatcactggttctcattgatattgttcattgaagcttactgtattatgtagaactagaagagtattgtgagaaagagactgaatgagcgagtttattacctgcattcagatttagcattatccttcaggtcagtcctatgttcataataaaaaatttgtttaaatgtccgatgtattatcttgtccttttaagaGTTAACGGGTTTTCctgtgactgacagcactagtcaaagcatttgtcagttgcgtcttgttccgtgtttacaacaattcagtcttttcaatgtaaaagtcttcgctactgactgacacactcgtAAAGatagtctttgccgccatctaatgacgtaataatgtaacttctgttgctgttcacggtaaGGGACTATTTTTTCAGATGGAatgaaggcttttagtgattttacttgcattgatacatattagttgcattgatacatatttttggctttaatatttgtattgtgtggtaaccgttttataaaagcaataaggtactcgaggctagtgcggtatcgtgaataagtcatggctgaagggTGTTGTTAGGAGTCCTTTATCCGTGACTTATTcgcgatacagcacagcctcttgtaccttattgcttacataaaaTGCAATGCGTTTCAATGAAGGAACTCAACATTCCTTCGTTaatagttctaaagtgacgttttagaattagtaatggaggcttggtcaaactgtcaacttgagatttgaatccattgcggaaggaagtagttcttCACAAGAGAGGGTtataaagacactccgttgttatttcttatttatttacacacttgtgccatcaaactgttgtataaatgcaatatcgcatggctacggGTGTGATATTGTTCCTTTATATATATCCTGACAACTAGCAATGGAGTATTGTCCTCTTTAGAgaacattatattttagtgaaTTTCCAGATTACATGTCACAGATTTAAGTTTGGATGTCCTGTAAAGACCTCTCCCTCTCGTTGGTCTTTAAAAATGGCTGACATTAATTTAGTGATCCAATTTAACACtcttatgaaaatatattttattatcatttatttctgactaattttcatttcaattttcatttaattgtcaATATTCCTATGAAATATTATgggatattattatgaaaattttGCCAATTACtcccattattacacttcttttttcattgTGTTGCTCCAAGaaaacattaatatgcaaattacatATGTGTAGATACGTTGTATATGatgaaaaaatggaaaaaaaaaatatggcgaTTGCATAAAGCAAAATCCAAATCATTCTATTtttcataacatagttgagaatcatctttatataaagtttggtataaaaaaaaatcctaacacctaaaaattgattggtgatttatatatatattaggggtgtaacggtacacaaaactcACAGTTCTGTACGTACCTCagttttgaagtcacggttcggtgcaGCAGAtgggaacaaaaataaacataaaattgcttcttttttcttttattaaacagtggtttactgaacaaattgtgtttctgtctttaaatatattaaattaaattaaattataacgaAGTTGGATAAAAAATCTCTGCTAATGCTATCAACTATGTAAGGAGCCCTTAACTTGAAGATTAtgctactataatattaaaggttataatataatattaaactgTGCTCAAACTATTAGACTAAATTCAATCTctaattgatttttaattataacactcaaataacaaattgtatgcaaacatgtaagctgcacataaggcagtttttgcattaacttctaaatctaattatgaAATTgttttactccaattcgttgttgaaatataatcatttatacaCAGCGGCTGTCATTTTCACgatagatttatttaaacatacattaaataatcaagacatcactaacatattaagtaaaatataatgaatatataggctaatacagtgcatatattaagTGAAAGTTCATTTCTCTG from Megalobrama amblycephala isolate DHTTF-2021 linkage group LG17, ASM1881202v1, whole genome shotgun sequence includes these protein-coding regions:
- the LOC125251862 gene encoding protein ANTAGONIST OF LIKE HETEROCHROMATIN PROTEIN 1-like; the encoded protein is MFSRFLATGDSFRTIASSYRVGVSTVCQIVPQVVTAIWDCLVEDYMAVPTTDDWRSIAEGFQERWNFPLCCGAVDGKHVVMKAPPNSGSQFHNYKGTFSIVLLAVVDAKYRFRVIDVGGYGRTSDGGILANSAFGQALRAGTLHLPPDQPLPGAEERGPQPHVFVADEAFPLRRNLMRPFPGRTLPPERRVFNYRLSRARLVVENAFGILSSQWRMYRRLIEVHPEVAEKCVKATCVLHNFMRCSEGREAPAVRGAGQAGEELLPGLGRVAANYSSREAVRVRDVFVAQFSAEGAVAWQPTE